From the Roseibium sp. HPY-6 genome, one window contains:
- a CDS encoding ABC transporter ATP-binding protein/permease, producing the protein MVSADEGSTLSTLSNLWPYIWPSDRPDLKRRVLLAVFALIIAKFITVLSPYFFAWATDALTGVDVGLPGFLVAPVMLVLAYNAARVLAVAFNQLRDALFARVGQHAVRQLAIMTFRHLHQLSLRYHLARRTGGLSRVIERGVKGIESIVRFTILNGVPTVFEFAIMAVVIWYQFGFFYVVIVAVMIAAYVWFTIKCSNWRIGIRREMNESDTDANSKAIDSLLNFETVKYFGNEKMEAERFDVSMAKYETAATKTWTSLAWLNLGQAIILGFGMAACMALSAQAVLSGEQNIGDFVLINALLMQISIPLNFIGFLYREIRQGLADIESMFDLLLVPAEIKDKEGAEPLKAVAGKIAFKDVRFHYDADRPILKGIDFEVPAGKTIAIVGPSGAGKSTISRLLFRFYDVTGGAVEIDGQDVRDVTQASVRHAIGMVPQDTVLFNDTIAYNIRYGRPDATDEDVREAARMAQIHDFIERLPQGYASEVGERGLKLSGGEKQRVAIARTILKSPPILILDEATSALDTHTEREIQSALDQVARNRTTLVIAHRLSTVVNADQIIVLEAGEIAERGTHTELLDKNGLYASMWARQREADEAEERLRAARENDELGIVTRGQTADYIPAK; encoded by the coding sequence GTGGTCAGCGCGGACGAAGGAAGTACGCTCTCAACCCTGTCCAATCTGTGGCCTTACATTTGGCCGTCGGATCGGCCTGACCTCAAAAGGCGCGTCTTGTTGGCGGTCTTTGCGCTGATCATTGCCAAGTTCATCACGGTACTCTCGCCCTATTTCTTTGCGTGGGCAACCGACGCGCTGACAGGTGTCGATGTAGGATTGCCGGGCTTTCTGGTCGCCCCGGTGATGCTCGTGCTGGCGTATAACGCGGCGCGCGTTCTGGCGGTCGCCTTCAACCAGCTGCGCGATGCGCTATTTGCCCGCGTCGGTCAACATGCCGTGCGCCAGCTTGCGATCATGACGTTCCGTCATTTGCACCAGCTGTCTCTCCGGTATCATCTGGCGCGCCGGACAGGCGGTCTCAGCCGCGTTATCGAGCGCGGGGTCAAGGGAATTGAATCGATTGTCCGATTTACCATCCTCAACGGCGTGCCCACGGTTTTCGAATTTGCCATCATGGCGGTGGTCATCTGGTATCAGTTCGGTTTTTTCTACGTTGTGATCGTGGCGGTCATGATCGCCGCTTATGTCTGGTTCACGATCAAATGCTCCAATTGGCGGATCGGGATCCGCCGGGAGATGAATGAAAGCGATACCGACGCCAATTCAAAGGCCATCGACAGTCTGCTCAACTTCGAGACGGTCAAGTATTTCGGCAACGAGAAGATGGAAGCCGAACGGTTCGATGTCTCAATGGCAAAATACGAGACGGCGGCAACAAAAACCTGGACGTCGTTGGCCTGGCTGAATCTTGGTCAGGCGATCATTCTCGGTTTCGGAATGGCAGCCTGTATGGCCTTGTCGGCACAGGCTGTGCTGTCGGGCGAACAGAATATCGGCGACTTTGTCCTGATCAATGCGCTGTTGATGCAGATTTCCATCCCGTTGAATTTCATCGGGTTTCTTTACCGGGAAATCAGGCAGGGTCTCGCCGACATCGAATCCATGTTCGATCTTTTGCTGGTGCCTGCAGAAATCAAGGACAAGGAAGGGGCAGAGCCACTGAAGGCCGTGGCCGGAAAGATCGCCTTCAAGGATGTCCGGTTTCACTACGACGCCGATCGCCCGATCCTGAAGGGCATCGATTTTGAGGTGCCGGCTGGAAAGACAATCGCCATCGTCGGCCCGTCAGGTGCTGGAAAATCGACCATTTCACGGCTGCTGTTTAGGTTCTACGACGTGACTGGCGGCGCAGTGGAAATTGACGGTCAGGATGTGCGCGACGTCACCCAGGCCAGCGTCCGCCACGCGATCGGGATGGTGCCTCAGGATACCGTGCTCTTTAACGATACCATTGCCTATAACATCCGGTATGGACGCCCGGACGCAACCGATGAGGATGTGCGGGAAGCTGCCCGCATGGCCCAGATCCACGACTTCATCGAAAGACTGCCCCAGGGCTATGCGTCGGAGGTTGGTGAGCGCGGTCTTAAGCTGTCCGGTGGTGAGAAGCAGCGTGTTGCAATTGCGCGCACGATCCTGAAGTCGCCTCCGATCCTGATTCTCGACGAAGCCACCTCAGCACTCGATACGCACACGGAACGTGAGATCCAGTCTGCGCTGGATCAGGTCGCGCGCAACAGAACGACGCTTGTCATCGCGCACCGGCTGTCCACCGTCGTGAACGCCGATCAGATCATTGTGTTGGAGGCAGGGGAAATCGCGGAACGCGGCACCCATACTGAGCTTCTGGACAAGAACGGACTTTACGCGTCCATGTGGGCGCGTCAGCGCGAAGCCGACGAAGCCGAAGAGCGTTTGCGGGCTGCCCGCGAAAACGACGAACTTGGGATCGTCACACGCGGGCAGACCGCAGATTACATTCCGGCCAAATAA
- the cimA gene encoding citramalate synthase, whose protein sequence is MTKERLYLFDTTLRDGAQTSGIDFSVNEKIVVAELLERLGVDYVEGGYPGANPGDTEFFSKKRTEAAKFTAFGMTKRAGRSASNDPGLQQVLSSKSDACCFVAKTWDYHVDIALGCTNEENLDSIHDTVSATVAAGKEAMIDCEHFFDGYKANPDYALDCARTAYQAGARWVVLCDTNGGTLPDEVYHIVTKVQEVVPGTHLGIHTHDDTGHAVANSLAAVDAGVRQIQGTLNGLGERCGNANLITLIPTLKLKSAFSNRFEIGVSEEQLKDVTSISHAFDEILNRSPDRQAPYVGETAFATKAGIHASAILKDPQTYEHIAPEVVGNQRRVLVSDQAGKSNLLGELSRVGIEVDKSDPRLDRLLALVKEREAEGYAYEAADASFELLARRELGEVPRYFDVNSFKVMVERRFNAIGDLITVSEAVVKVDIDGETRMSVAEGNGPVNALDMALRKDLGKYQTAIEGLELIDYKVRILNGGTAAVTRVLIESHNTKTQRRWFTIGVSPNIVDASFQALVDSITFALLKADNA, encoded by the coding sequence ATGACCAAGGAACGTCTTTATCTCTTCGACACCACGCTTCGCGATGGTGCGCAGACCAGTGGAATCGACTTTTCGGTCAACGAGAAAATCGTTGTCGCTGAACTGCTTGAGCGGCTGGGTGTCGACTACGTCGAGGGCGGATATCCCGGAGCAAATCCGGGCGATACGGAATTTTTCAGCAAAAAGCGGACCGAAGCCGCGAAGTTCACCGCCTTTGGAATGACCAAGCGCGCCGGACGGTCTGCCTCAAACGATCCTGGCTTGCAACAGGTGTTGTCCAGCAAATCGGACGCCTGCTGCTTTGTTGCGAAGACCTGGGACTACCATGTCGATATCGCGCTTGGATGCACCAACGAGGAAAACCTCGATTCCATCCATGACACCGTGTCGGCAACGGTCGCGGCCGGCAAGGAGGCCATGATCGATTGTGAGCATTTCTTCGACGGCTACAAGGCAAACCCGGACTACGCCCTGGATTGTGCACGCACGGCATACCAGGCCGGGGCGCGTTGGGTGGTGTTGTGCGACACGAACGGCGGAACCTTGCCGGACGAAGTCTACCACATTGTCACGAAGGTCCAGGAGGTCGTCCCGGGTACTCATCTTGGCATCCACACCCATGATGATACGGGCCATGCCGTTGCCAATTCGCTGGCGGCAGTCGATGCCGGCGTGCGCCAGATCCAGGGGACGCTCAATGGTCTGGGCGAGCGCTGCGGCAATGCCAATCTGATCACGTTGATCCCGACCCTGAAACTCAAGAGCGCCTTTTCCAACCGGTTTGAGATCGGTGTCAGCGAAGAGCAACTCAAGGACGTCACCTCGATTTCGCACGCGTTCGATGAAATCCTGAACCGCTCTCCGGATCGCCAGGCACCCTACGTGGGCGAAACGGCCTTTGCGACGAAGGCCGGCATTCACGCGTCCGCGATCCTGAAGGACCCGCAGACTTATGAACACATTGCGCCCGAGGTTGTCGGCAACCAGCGAAGGGTGCTGGTGTCCGACCAGGCTGGCAAGAGCAATCTGCTCGGCGAACTGTCACGCGTCGGCATCGAAGTCGACAAGTCGGATCCGCGTCTCGACCGGTTGCTCGCACTTGTGAAGGAGCGGGAAGCCGAGGGTTACGCTTATGAGGCGGCGGATGCCTCCTTCGAACTCCTGGCGCGCAGGGAGCTCGGCGAAGTTCCCCGCTATTTCGACGTCAATTCGTTCAAGGTCATGGTCGAGCGCCGGTTCAATGCTATTGGCGATCTCATCACCGTGTCTGAAGCCGTCGTCAAAGTCGACATAGACGGCGAGACCCGCATGTCTGTGGCGGAGGGCAACGGCCCGGTCAACGCGCTCGACATGGCACTGCGAAAGGACCTCGGGAAGTACCAGACTGCGATCGAGGGGCTGGAACTGATTGACTACAAGGTGCGTATATTGAACGGTGGTACTGCCGCTGTTACGCGTGTGCTGATAGAGAGCCACAATACCAAGACGCAGCGCCGGTGGTTCACGATCGGCGTGTCTCCCAATATCGTCGACGCCTCGTTCCAGGCATTGGTCGATTCCATCACATTTGCGCTGCTGAAGGCGGATAACGCCTGA
- a CDS encoding diguanylate cyclase — protein MQTTLLVEDASFFEKAIVKKLHEVGRNQIMVARNYAEAESCLSLPIGEPDLALVDLTLPDAPDGEIVDLCDKWNIPTIVFTSRFDPKTRKKMLQKGVIDYVLKDSPGSLNYVADLIRRLAKNPTIGILVLDDATVERRAISRIVSKHLYKVYEAASTDEALACLKENSDIKLVLADYFLPGKDGFAFLKAVRRRHSPEQVGIIGMSAVTNADNRVRFLKYGAADFVDKNGSPEELLLRISQNLAYIYRIEELNNLAMRDSLTGLYNRRFLFDELSREIKSWKTVPECRNWLALFDLDSFKSVNDSRGHDFGDAVLKNFAQSLTQFAREEDYAVRLGGDEFCVVIHDQSEEEVHARLAALRDEVETVPVQHRGENISFKTSIGVAPLHQGGLPEALKAADDRLYSAKRTGRGLLVVSDQ, from the coding sequence ATGCAGACCACCCTCCTCGTTGAAGACGCATCGTTTTTCGAAAAGGCGATCGTCAAGAAATTGCATGAAGTCGGCCGAAACCAGATCATGGTGGCCAGAAACTACGCTGAAGCCGAAAGCTGCCTGTCGCTGCCGATCGGCGAACCTGATCTTGCCCTGGTGGACCTGACGTTGCCGGATGCACCAGACGGTGAAATTGTCGATCTCTGCGACAAGTGGAATATTCCCACCATCGTGTTCACCAGCCGGTTTGATCCGAAAACACGCAAAAAGATGCTCCAAAAAGGGGTTATCGACTATGTCCTGAAAGATTCTCCAGGCAGCCTGAACTATGTCGCGGACCTGATCCGCCGCCTGGCAAAAAATCCTACGATCGGCATCCTCGTGCTGGACGATGCGACGGTTGAACGCCGCGCGATCTCGCGCATCGTTTCCAAGCACCTTTACAAGGTATACGAGGCGGCAAGCACCGACGAAGCTCTGGCGTGTCTGAAAGAAAACAGCGACATCAAGCTCGTACTCGCGGACTACTTCCTGCCTGGCAAAGATGGTTTTGCGTTTTTGAAAGCTGTCCGCCGGCGTCACAGCCCGGAACAGGTCGGTATTATCGGCATGTCAGCCGTTACAAATGCAGACAATCGGGTCCGCTTTTTGAAATACGGGGCTGCCGACTTTGTCGACAAGAACGGCTCGCCGGAAGAGCTCTTGCTGCGAATTTCGCAAAATCTGGCTTATATCTACCGCATCGAAGAACTGAACAATCTTGCGATGCGGGACTCACTGACCGGACTTTACAATCGCCGCTTCCTGTTCGACGAATTGTCCAGGGAAATCAAATCCTGGAAAACCGTTCCAGAATGCCGCAACTGGCTCGCGCTCTTCGATCTGGATTCCTTCAAAAGCGTCAATGACAGCCGCGGCCACGATTTCGGCGACGCGGTTCTCAAGAACTTTGCGCAGAGCCTGACACAGTTTGCACGTGAGGAAGACTACGCCGTGCGCCTTGGTGGAGACGAGTTCTGCGTGGTGATCCATGATCAGTCAGAAGAAGAAGTGCATGCGCGCCTTGCAGCACTGCGTGACGAGGTCGAGACTGTTCCAGTGCAACACCGCGGCGAAAACATCAGCTTCAAGACCAGCATTGGCGTTGCGCCACTGCATCAGGGTGGTTTGCCGGAGGCGCTGAAGGCCGCAGATGACAGGCTCTATTCGGCTAAACGCACAGGACGTGGTCTGCTTGTGGTTTCGGACCAGTGA
- a CDS encoding LysM peptidoglycan-binding domain-containing protein has protein sequence MNNQTLIRTLIVAVPLAVVGLAAAYFYGDFGRSALQETVELAPAGDGSPESSGKSDANVASAPSTGDTESTAVQPETVVAQPEPEAEQPAAPLEGPSFDVVGVEPTGETVVAGRSDAGAIVALTANGEVVGKSIANQAGEWTIILEEPLKPGDYDVGLEVHDEKGDAIEESQQRLAVSVPESGKEQPLVVLNAPNAPSDILQKPDTEQLTADASDAAPASTDQPAASTTQEIAGSGPEQATQSEEQAEETVVAVLPKTASDADTQAAAQQPAPAADGSSASSAAALDNTTDPQSQTTEATASNQTTPSAQAGQTQSAGAVDPEAVQAAVAPQNPAAPENSGSTEGQTQTTQAEDPAPEPTAAQSEAPATQTAAGEASGNNAQQQTAALEPAASANGTQQSEGTATRSMSTASQDQPAPQVTVEAVESEPDKVYVAGTGKPGSSVRVYVGEDYQGEAKVNSSGKWLVEGTKNLAEGDIEVRADLIGGDGNTVDARAAVTFEKEQEKQIVLTKVVATGTGGGQGSQGADVQKSLPVVIIRKGDNLWRISRRLYGDGVRYTTIYQANQDQIRDPDLIYPGQVFLTPEGDLNWPEPNTGNANRG, from the coding sequence ATGAACAACCAGACACTTATCCGGACTTTGATCGTAGCCGTGCCTCTGGCGGTGGTGGGTCTCGCCGCAGCCTATTTCTATGGCGACTTCGGCCGTTCGGCGCTTCAGGAGACTGTTGAACTGGCACCGGCGGGTGACGGCTCACCCGAAAGTTCCGGCAAATCAGATGCAAATGTCGCTTCTGCGCCTTCGACTGGCGACACTGAAAGCACCGCTGTACAACCTGAAACAGTTGTTGCGCAGCCTGAACCGGAAGCCGAGCAGCCGGCGGCACCCCTTGAAGGCCCGAGCTTCGACGTCGTAGGGGTTGAGCCGACGGGGGAAACGGTTGTTGCCGGAAGGTCAGATGCCGGTGCAATTGTCGCGCTGACAGCCAATGGAGAGGTCGTCGGCAAGAGCATCGCCAACCAGGCAGGCGAGTGGACGATCATTCTCGAAGAGCCGCTCAAGCCTGGCGACTACGACGTCGGCCTGGAAGTTCACGACGAAAAGGGCGACGCGATTGAGGAATCGCAACAAAGACTTGCTGTTTCGGTCCCGGAAAGCGGCAAGGAACAGCCTCTTGTCGTTCTGAATGCGCCAAATGCACCGTCTGATATTCTGCAAAAACCGGATACCGAGCAACTTACCGCAGACGCTTCTGATGCTGCGCCGGCATCAACGGATCAGCCGGCGGCATCCACCACCCAGGAGATTGCTGGTTCGGGTCCGGAACAGGCCACGCAGTCGGAAGAGCAGGCTGAAGAAACCGTTGTCGCAGTGTTGCCGAAGACGGCCTCAGACGCCGACACGCAAGCGGCGGCTCAGCAACCCGCGCCGGCAGCCGATGGTTCAAGCGCTTCGTCAGCAGCGGCGCTAGACAATACAACTGACCCTCAGTCGCAGACGACTGAGGCGACAGCATCAAATCAGACAACCCCTTCTGCTCAAGCAGGCCAGACGCAATCCGCTGGTGCTGTCGACCCGGAAGCCGTCCAGGCAGCTGTCGCGCCGCAAAACCCGGCCGCACCCGAAAACTCCGGGTCGACCGAAGGGCAGACGCAAACAACGCAAGCCGAGGACCCGGCACCTGAACCAACAGCAGCGCAATCTGAGGCACCAGCCACACAGACGGCTGCAGGCGAGGCGAGCGGAAACAACGCGCAGCAGCAAACAGCCGCGCTCGAACCGGCTGCTTCGGCAAATGGTACACAACAGTCTGAAGGAACCGCCACACGCTCCATGTCCACGGCTTCGCAGGATCAACCGGCACCGCAGGTAACAGTTGAAGCTGTCGAATCTGAGCCCGACAAGGTTTATGTCGCCGGCACCGGAAAACCGGGGTCTTCGGTGCGCGTTTATGTCGGTGAGGACTACCAGGGAGAGGCAAAAGTCAATTCCAGTGGCAAATGGCTGGTGGAGGGCACCAAAAACCTTGCAGAAGGCGATATCGAAGTCAGGGCAGACTTGATTGGGGGAGACGGCAATACGGTTGACGCCAGAGCGGCCGTGACTTTCGAAAAGGAACAGGAAAAACAAATCGTTCTCACGAAAGTCGTCGCAACCGGCACTGGCGGGGGCCAGGGCAGCCAGGGCGCAGATGTCCAAAAGTCTCTTCCCGTCGTCATCATACGCAAGGGCGATAACCTGTGGCGCATCTCCCGCCGCCTTTATGGAGACGGGGTCCGCTACACTACCATCTATCAGGCAAACCAGGACCAGATCCGCGATCCGGACCTGATCTATCCGGGGCAGGTTTTCCTGACACCCGAAGGCGATCTGAACTGGCCTGAGCCGAACACCGGTAACGCCAACAGGGGCTAG
- a CDS encoding LysR family transcriptional regulator, with protein MRIDDLKFFKRVAELGSLSAAGREFGLSPSAASSRLSNLERELGSQLVARTTRRTGLTEAGQVFLRHTSNALGEMDRARALIDAAEDTPRGMLRMSLNVFFGRKHILPYLPEFRQRYPELRLEVDMTDRIVDLVAEGYDMAIRGAPLPDSSLIARKLGGNPRVLCASPDYLARKGEPRSPEDLRNHDCVGFDPMPVWYFEGPEGEVAYHLEEPVISGDSGDFAYDAAIYGLGLTVKSLAHVWEDLRDGRLVAVMENYPVSRTGNIYAVYPPAKFIPPKVTALVDFLISKYGRPAYWESDYKSVQA; from the coding sequence ATGCGCATCGATGATCTGAAGTTCTTCAAACGTGTTGCCGAGCTCGGCAGTCTGTCGGCAGCGGGCAGAGAGTTCGGCCTGTCACCGTCTGCGGCCAGCAGCCGGCTGAGCAACCTTGAGCGTGAGCTCGGCTCTCAACTGGTCGCCAGGACGACCCGTCGCACGGGGCTAACCGAAGCAGGGCAGGTTTTCCTGCGTCACACAAGCAATGCACTGGGTGAAATGGATCGCGCCCGCGCGCTGATCGATGCGGCCGAGGACACGCCGCGCGGGATGCTGCGCATGTCGCTGAACGTGTTTTTCGGCCGCAAACACATCCTGCCCTATTTGCCTGAGTTCAGGCAGCGTTATCCCGAGCTGAGGTTGGAAGTCGATATGACGGATCGGATCGTCGACCTCGTCGCGGAAGGATACGATATGGCTATCCGCGGGGCTCCGCTGCCGGATTCCAGCCTGATTGCCAGAAAACTCGGCGGAAACCCGAGAGTTCTGTGTGCCAGTCCGGACTATCTTGCAAGAAAGGGCGAGCCGCGATCGCCCGAAGATCTGCGCAACCACGACTGCGTCGGCTTTGATCCCATGCCCGTCTGGTATTTTGAGGGACCGGAAGGGGAGGTTGCATATCATCTCGAAGAACCCGTGATCTCCGGCGACAGCGGTGATTTTGCATATGATGCCGCAATCTATGGTCTTGGTCTGACGGTAAAATCGCTCGCCCATGTCTGGGAGGATCTTCGCGACGGCAGACTGGTTGCGGTCATGGAAAACTATCCGGTCTCCCGCACGGGCAACATCTACGCGGTATACCCACCGGCCAAATTTATCCCGCCCAAGGTAACAGCCCTTGTCGATTTCTTGATCTCAAAATACGGACGGCCCGCCTACTGGGAGAGTGACTACAAAAGCGTGCAGGCCTGA
- a CDS encoding metalloregulator ArsR/SmtB family transcription factor — translation MSETEQPSVEVSADTAKCLSNCEELAALFRALGHPARLAIIKQLASRQEACCGEIVNHLPLAQSTVSQHLQVLKEAGILQCDARGRNCHYLLNREKLGRAEICSKEFWEELDALSSRGSSCERLEILKTE, via the coding sequence ATGAGCGAGACGGAACAGCCGTCAGTGGAAGTTTCTGCGGACACGGCGAAGTGCCTGTCAAACTGCGAGGAACTTGCCGCGCTCTTTCGTGCGCTCGGGCATCCCGCCCGGCTGGCAATCATCAAGCAGCTGGCTTCCCGGCAAGAGGCTTGCTGCGGTGAGATCGTCAATCATCTTCCGCTTGCCCAGTCGACCGTCTCGCAGCACCTGCAGGTGCTCAAAGAAGCTGGTATCCTTCAGTGCGATGCCCGGGGCCGCAATTGTCATTACCTTTTGAACCGGGAAAAGCTTGGCAGGGCTGAAATCTGCTCAAAGGAATTCTGGGAGGAGCTGGACGCTCTGTCATCGCGGGGCTCATCGTGCGAGCGTCTGGAAATCCTTAAGACCGAATAA
- a CDS encoding phosphatidylserine decarboxylase, with product MSIVDSVTKAMVPIHREGWPFIAISLVATFVVGWFVDPLFWIGLFFTGWICYFFRDPKRVTPVGEGLVISPADGVVSQVGLARPPAELELGNEPLMRVSIFMNVFNCHVNRAPVGGRIARVAYRAGKFLNAELDKASDDNERNGLVIEMGETRIGVVQIAGLVARRIVCFVREGETILAGDRFGLIRFGSRLDVYFPVGTQPKVAVGQTMIAGETVLADLGQPESASQVLSRVS from the coding sequence ATGTCGATTGTCGATTCCGTCACCAAAGCCATGGTCCCGATTCATCGGGAGGGCTGGCCGTTTATTGCGATTTCGCTGGTCGCAACATTTGTTGTTGGCTGGTTTGTCGATCCTTTGTTCTGGATTGGGCTCTTCTTTACCGGATGGATTTGCTACTTCTTTCGCGACCCGAAACGCGTGACGCCTGTCGGCGAAGGACTGGTTATCTCCCCTGCGGATGGGGTTGTCAGCCAGGTCGGTCTTGCTAGGCCGCCTGCGGAACTTGAACTCGGCAACGAGCCGCTGATGCGCGTGTCGATCTTCATGAACGTGTTCAATTGCCACGTCAATCGCGCCCCTGTGGGCGGCCGCATCGCGCGAGTGGCCTATCGCGCCGGCAAATTTCTGAACGCCGAGCTCGACAAGGCAAGCGACGACAACGAGCGCAATGGCCTTGTGATCGAAATGGGGGAGACCCGCATTGGTGTCGTGCAGATTGCCGGTCTGGTCGCTCGCCGGATCGTCTGTTTTGTCCGGGAAGGCGAAACGATCCTTGCCGGAGACCGCTTCGGACTGATCCGTTTCGGTTCCCGTCTCGATGTTTATTTCCCGGTTGGCACGCAGCCAAAGGTGGCCGTCGGGCAGACCATGATCGCGGGCGAAACTGTTCTGGCGGATCTTGGGCAGCCCGAAAGCGCTTCACAAGTGTTGTCACGTGTGAGCTGA
- the rarD gene encoding EamA family transporter RarD → MSQQVSQAEANAEFRQGLLYGLAAYSMWGFLPAYYKLTDSIAPDIIVSHRIMWSVFFVGLFLYLRGRWQEVRDVFRQPAVLKGLTASALFIAVNWLVFVWAIEQERVLDVSLGYFINPLVSILVGLVVLRERLSRGQGVAVAIAAIAVLIQAILAGGLPWISLVLAFSFAGYGYVRKVTPVNATPGMFVETLLLLPLAIGYVLLSLSWGKDALVLNDIPVLITLAGTGIVTALPLTCFSAAARRLPLFMLGLMQYLAPSMHFLMAVYVWNEPLDQEKLLTFAMIWVALGIFSFDSWNRYRSAASS, encoded by the coding sequence ATGTCTCAGCAGGTTTCGCAAGCCGAGGCCAATGCCGAATTTCGCCAGGGCCTGCTGTATGGTCTGGCGGCCTACAGCATGTGGGGCTTCCTACCAGCCTACTATAAGCTGACGGACTCCATAGCGCCGGACATCATCGTTTCGCACCGGATAATGTGGTCGGTCTTTTTCGTCGGCCTGTTTCTCTACCTGCGCGGCAGATGGCAGGAAGTTCGCGACGTTTTCAGGCAGCCTGCAGTTCTGAAAGGCCTGACTGCGTCTGCCTTGTTCATTGCAGTGAACTGGCTGGTCTTTGTGTGGGCAATCGAACAGGAACGTGTCCTCGATGTTTCGCTTGGCTACTTCATCAATCCGCTGGTGAGCATTCTCGTCGGCCTTGTGGTGTTGCGCGAACGCCTTTCACGCGGGCAAGGGGTCGCCGTCGCGATTGCCGCGATCGCAGTGCTGATTCAGGCCATACTGGCGGGCGGTTTGCCATGGATCTCGCTTGTGCTTGCGTTTTCCTTCGCCGGATACGGCTACGTCCGCAAGGTGACGCCGGTAAACGCAACCCCCGGAATGTTTGTCGAAACTCTGCTCCTCCTGCCGTTGGCAATCGGATACGTTCTGCTGAGCCTGAGTTGGGGCAAGGATGCGCTCGTGCTGAATGACATCCCGGTTCTGATTACACTTGCAGGGACGGGAATTGTCACGGCTCTGCCGTTGACATGTTTTTCGGCTGCCGCGCGCCGGCTGCCGTTATTCATGCTTGGATTGATGCAATATCTTGCACCCTCGATGCACTTCCTGATGGCCGTTTATGTCTGGAACGAACCATTGGACCAGGAAAAGCTGCTGACATTCGCCATGATTTGGGTGGCTCTGGGCATCTTTTCATTCGACAGCTGGAATCGGTATCGCAGCGCTGCATCAAGCTGA
- a CDS encoding TIGR00730 family Rossman fold protein — protein MPHLCVMNTVSQKQLTSVCVYCGSSIGSDPAHEAAATRLGQIIAEAGLRLVYGGGSVGLMGTVANAALESGGDVTGIIPHFLEKREVMLESLDDLVITKDMHERKHLMFQKSDAFIALPGGIGTLEEAVEMMTWAQLGQHKKPVALANINGFWSPLLELLDHMRAQGYIRPDTEVPYLVAKKVDDILPMLRRAVAGKVVDETSALAKVTEL, from the coding sequence ATGCCACATCTTTGCGTCATGAATACGGTTTCTCAAAAACAACTTACCAGCGTTTGCGTCTATTGCGGCTCCAGCATCGGTTCCGACCCGGCTCACGAGGCTGCAGCAACGCGTCTTGGGCAGATTATCGCGGAAGCTGGACTTCGCCTGGTTTACGGCGGGGGCTCAGTCGGCCTGATGGGCACGGTTGCGAACGCAGCGCTCGAATCGGGCGGTGATGTCACGGGGATCATCCCGCATTTTCTCGAGAAGCGCGAAGTCATGCTGGAATCGCTCGATGATCTCGTCATCACGAAGGACATGCATGAACGCAAACATCTGATGTTTCAAAAGTCTGACGCCTTTATCGCGCTGCCCGGTGGTATCGGAACACTGGAAGAAGCCGTTGAGATGATGACCTGGGCGCAACTGGGCCAGCACAAAAAGCCTGTCGCCTTGGCCAACATAAATGGCTTCTGGTCACCGCTCCTGGAGTTGCTCGATCACATGCGGGCGCAAGGATATATTCGTCCGGACACCGAGGTTCCCTATCTGGTGGCAAAGAAAGTCGATGATATTCTGCCGATGCTGCGCCGCGCAGTTGCCGGAAAGGTGGTCGATGAAACCAGTGCCCTGGCTAAAGTCACGGAGCTTTGA